In the genome of Juglans microcarpa x Juglans regia isolate MS1-56 chromosome 6S, Jm3101_v1.0, whole genome shotgun sequence, the window ttttccccaattaTCTTTACtttctatttatctttattatattattctttttgtgGTAGTGGTTGAATTTTGGAGATTTTTAAGAAACTCAGAGTCCTTTGTTATCTAAAGAGAAAGTCTACTCATGTCCCCCAAACATACTTCTgtgatttctctttttttttggctgaatgatggagaaaattattttaaatatattgatgtatttttttatgttttaaaaatatttaaatacattaaaaaatatgaataaaaaaataaaaaaaaattactttaataaTTAGTTGTAACATCGAGCGGTGCTACTCGGACGGTAGAGTAGTGCTCATCCGCCCGAGTAGCACTGCTCCTATCTAAAAGCAATGCACATTCCTATCCAATAACTAAAAAACATGAAGTTTCTTTGGTACTTGGAACTAAGGCCATGGCGCTTGGAACTAAGGCGTTgtttacttttacaaaatttttcatctcatattatctaatcattacaatttttttaaattttcacataaaataaaataaacaattcaacttttttaaattctaaaataaaaataatattaaaaatatatgatctaataatattttattcaattatctCAATTCCTCTCAtctcaaaaaagaaacaagaccTAAAAATACAATTTGCTTGAATTTGCTTGGTTTGAGCTTGAGAATTGGACCAATTAAATTTTGATGGGTTCATGGTCTTACAAGCAGCTGTGGATATATAGAACATGTATACAAGGAGAAACCATAACtgagatttaaatattaatCAAGCTGGATCTGCACGAACTCTATAGCAGATCACAATATCCAATCCAATAACAGATTAACCAAACTGGCAGGGCTCAATTCAAAAAACCCAGAAGCCCGCTTATGGAAAactcaacaatatatatatatatatatatacacaagtaAAAATGAGATGAGCACCATTTCAAAAAACATGGAGCTTCTTCACCCCAAAACCAATCTCTAATAATCTTTATCCTTGATAGATAGCTTCAACAAAGCATCTCCTTTCTGGTTTCCATATTGCCTCTTTTTTTCATAACACCAGAGAATTCTATGCTTTCCACAACCAAATTCTCCAAACATCCTTCCTTGGTGGATGGCAATGGTGAGTGTACTGAAACTTCACCAATGGATGCTAAATTCATTAGCTCAGAGTCATCTAAACCTTTTGTTGGCCCAAGACTACATCGTTCAGTCCCATGCTTTGCCAATGCATCTTTGAATTTCTTGATCTGTAATGCCAGAAATTTAGGCTTGGATTATGGAATACAAATACCCCTTTAAAAGTTATGAGAAGTCGAACTTACTGTGGCATTGGTGCAGCTGAAGCTGCATAGACGGCCATCTGCACCTCTATAGAACCTAAAGAATGGAAGGACATGAATGTGGAGACCGTGGCACATGGGTTTGAGATCCTCATAGTTAACTTTAAGAAAAATCGCATTAGGGTTCAACTCAGCCAGCTGACAGATCTGAAAAAACAAGAATCCGAATTTATGGTTTAATAACCAAATTAATTCGATAAAACTTTGTGATGGGacaatttaatgaaaaaaacagATGAAAATTTCTGAATACCATTCAGAAATCAAATATACCTTGGGATGGAGAGCTTTGCAGCCTCCACAACCAGGTGAATAGAAGTCGACGATGACCAACCTATCACCAGCATTAAGCAGCGAATCCACAAGTTCTTGCGCCGATTGAATCTCCACCATGTTGGGTTTAGGAGTCTTCTC includes:
- the LOC121237871 gene encoding thioredoxin-like 1-2, chloroplastic, whose protein sequence is MAWSMKSFLYSDGLNLNETILRSKSRSVCGFYPPFGVSPSRDSKPRALPVLGYDFMGKPLLVSDQKGHRRWSPKSSSNFSIHAQASICVSRNMRWWEKTPKPNMVEIQSAQELVDSLLNAGDRLVIVDFYSPGCGGCKALHPKICQLAELNPNAIFLKVNYEDLKPMCHGLHIHVLPFFRFYRGADGRLCSFSCTNATIKKFKDALAKHGTERCSLGPTKGLDDSELMNLASIGEVSVHSPLPSTKEGCLENLVVESIEFSGVMKKRGNMETRKEMLC